The following proteins come from a genomic window of Neofelis nebulosa isolate mNeoNeb1 chromosome 5, mNeoNeb1.pri, whole genome shotgun sequence:
- the GPR171 gene encoding G-protein coupled receptor 171 — translation MTNSSLFCPVYTGLEPFTYFFYLVFLVGIIGSGFATWAFIQNNANHRCVSIYLINLLTADFLLTLALPVKIVVDLGVAPWKLKIFHCQVTACLIYINMYLSIIFLAFVSIDRCLQLTYSSKIYRIQEPGFAKMISTVVWLMVLLIMVPNMIIPIKDIEEKPNVGCMEFKKEFGRNWHLLTNFICVAIFLNFSAIILISNCLVIRQLYRNKDNENYLYVKRALINILLVTTGYIICFVPYHIVRIPYTLSQTEVISDCPTRISLFKAKEATLLLAVSNLCFDPILYYHLSKAFRLKVTKTFASHKETKTPKEKSSGESSA, via the coding sequence ATGACAAACAGTTCTCTCTTCTGCCCAGTTTACACAGGTCTGGAGCCgttcacctattttttttatttagtttttcttgttGGAATTATCGGAAGTGGTTTTGCAACCTGGGCTTTCATACAGAACAACGCAAATCACAGGTGTGTAAGCATATACTTAATTAACTTGCTTACAGCTGATTTCCTGCTCACTCTGGCATTACCAGTGAAAATCGTTGTTGACTTGGGTGTGGCACCCTGGAAGCTGAAGATATTTCACTGCCAAGTGACAGCCTGCCTCATCTACATTAATATGTACTTATCAATTATCTTCTTAGCATTTGTCAGTATTGATCGTTGTCTTCAGTTGACGTACAGCTCTAAGATTTATCGAATACAAGAACCTGGATTTGCCAAAATGATATCGACCGTGGTGTGGCTAATGGTCCTTCTTATAATGGTGCCCAACATGATAATTCCCATCAAAGACATTGAGGAGAAGCCAAATGTGGGATGCATGGAATTCAAAAAGGAGTTTGGAAGAAACTGGCATTTGCTGACCAATTTCATATGtgtagcaatatttttaaatttctcagccATCATTTTAATATCTAACTGCCTTGTAATTCGACAACTCTACAGAAACAAAGATAATGAAAATTATCTATATGTGAAAAGGGCCCTCATCAACATACTTTTAGTGACTACAGGCTACATCATATGCTTTGTTCCGTATCACATTGTCCGAATCCCATACACCCTCAGCCAGACAGAAGTAATATCTGACTGCCCAACCAGGATTTCACTCTTCAAAGCCAAAGAGGCCACGCTGCTCCTGGCAGTGTCGAACCTGTGTTTTGATCCTATCCTGTACTACCATCTCTCAAAAGCATTCCGCCTAAAAGTAACCAAGACTTTTGCTTCACATAAGGAGACCAAGactccaaaagaaaaatcaagtggTGAGAGCAGTGCATAA